Proteins encoded within one genomic window of Methanothrix harundinacea 6Ac:
- a CDS encoding DUF4258 domain-containing protein, with product MDLQGRDLIFRIHAVERMFERDISVEDVRRVLLEGAVIEGYPEDTPFPSCLIFGWC from the coding sequence ATGGATCTGCAGGGCAGAGATTTGATATTCCGCATCCATGCGGTGGAGCGGATGTTTGAGCGGGATATCAGCGTAGAGGATGTACGAAGGGTTCTCTTGGAGGGCGCCGTCATAGAAGGCTACCCCGAGGACACGCCCTTCCCGAGCTGCCTGATCTTCGGCTGGTGCTAA
- a CDS encoding type II toxin-antitoxin system MqsA family antitoxin encodes MGRGFVEEEIMRCLICKRGSTEPGTTTVTLERDGLIMVIKGVPAQVCENCAEAYVDEKVASELLTSAEAAAKSGAKVEIREYVTA; translated from the coding sequence GTGGGACGAGGATTTGTCGAGGAGGAGATCATGAGGTGCCTCATCTGTAAGAGAGGCTCGACGGAGCCGGGGACGACGACCGTCACCCTGGAGCGGGACGGTCTGATCATGGTGATCAAAGGTGTCCCCGCCCAGGTCTGCGAGAACTGCGCCGAGGCTTACGTCGACGAAAAGGTAGCTTCAGAGCTTCTGACGTCGGCGGAGGCGGCGGCGAAATCGGGGGCCAAAGTCGAGATCCGCGAGTACGTGACTGCCTAG
- a CDS encoding type II toxin-antitoxin system VapC family toxin: MADDIDEGSAIFIDANIFLYVIFDHWRYAEPCGNLLKDVNSGKRSAVSSIVVLGEVFHRVMVAEVVEKQNQNPRQAVRYLKENPEEVKNLSAAPSAIEKILEIENLKIARAGVEIMRLSLDFSKRYGLLSSDAIHLATMQEEEITALASNDSDFERVEWLTLWKP; this comes from the coding sequence ATGGCAGATGATATCGATGAAGGCAGCGCCATTTTCATAGATGCCAATATATTTCTTTACGTAATATTCGACCACTGGAGATATGCTGAGCCCTGCGGCAACCTCCTTAAGGATGTCAATTCCGGTAAACGCTCTGCCGTCTCGTCGATCGTCGTCTTGGGGGAGGTCTTCCACAGGGTCATGGTCGCCGAGGTGGTGGAGAAGCAGAACCAGAACCCAAGGCAGGCTGTTAGGTACCTTAAGGAGAACCCGGAGGAGGTGAAAAATTTGAGCGCTGCTCCATCTGCCATCGAGAAGATCCTGGAGATCGAGAACCTCAAGATAGCGAGGGCGGGAGTGGAGATCATGAGGCTTTCCCTGGACTTTTCCAAAAGATACGGCCTTCTCTCCAGCGATGCCATCCACCTGGCGACGATGCAGGAAGAGGAGATAACCGCTCTGGCCTCCAACGATTCGGATTTTGAAAGGGTCGAATGGCTGACGTTGTGGAAACCGTGA
- a CDS encoding Eco57I restriction-modification methylase domain-containing protein: MAADGELMPMATRPFKNRNLFSNHYLENQLKASPEWARSDHEAAFGDIRRIYERESAFVGGLSEAQLEERLIRRVFAVILPEYEVQGATRSREFPDYAFFPHREARDRAQAKKDTESFFLEAFAIGEVKRWDAELDRFGRDRQDKRRNPSFQIWLYLTETEPAWGILSNGGRWRLYRQDRPLDVYYEVDLAAILEAGDVDAFRYFYYFFRQEAFLPNQRGEVFLEEVLRGSANYAREIGENLKENVYRAGKVLADGFIRWPENRLDPADPETRCRVQRSTMILLYRFLFLLYAEGKELLDLKDERYASSYSFDRIKKEVALRRDGPAAQGFLPIKRSLWSDLSDLFRLIDRGSERLGIGELIEVPAYNGGLFDPGRHPDLAEWTIGDSYLAEAIDLLSRSEAGSVSGSGTGTGSGGGRGGGGGKKGEDGGAGGDGSGAGGGGKGFVDYSTLEIRHLGSIYEGLLEYSLAVADEDLVVSGGKDRRWVSLAEYNQGKKKAKSFQEFSEFDRARAGELYLTTDRGERKATGSYYTPDYIVDYIVEKTVGPVVEGRWKEALLEEQSLIEATLAVKVLDPAMGSGHFLVGAVEFLAGKLLRAAERDIDWGWVEDRGQFTPEWAKREVVARCIYGVDLNELAVELAKVSLWLSTIAKDKPLSFLDHRLKQGNSLVGARLSDLMNYPGSIGADKDQTTLPSFVSPRFLTHLIGKIRELEEIGDDSLSEIKEKERVFEEFRSLPEYTKARAIANVHTAVYFGGGVEARATPQGTKDPDQVYHDLFWAVGGDEGEWRRKTSPRWFSEAQRIAGERSFFHWELEFPEVFFAGGAVKDNPGWDAVVGNPPYVRQEGLGEFKGYFAERYRAYHGVADLYVYFVELGASLLQKEGFFSYILANKWMRANYGEPLRRWMKERCIDEIVDFGDLPVFPEATTYPCILRLCGGPARPSFRAVEVKTLNFGSLKGYVEERAYSVSLSGLDDSGWSLVDESVQRLLEKLRRAGTPLGEYVNGKIFYGIKTGLNEAFVIDGETRARLIAEDPKSSELIKPFLAGRDIKRYELPESDRYLILVPNGWTRAQSSGAEDPWGWFEAKYPAVAAHLAQFSDAAQKRYDKGEYWWELRACDYYDQFEKSKIFWPEIAGSARFTFDSNGLYANNKAYIIPEATYYLLALLNSSLIRLFIQNSCTDLQGNSFNFSAIFVDKTPIRRISFSTPEDERRRLAEELKAFCAAGHLDKVLDVVDGCLPMDAAGEFVAGSERSDVVHDLLAHLAEEMIRMNREKQEEIRGFLAWLEDFTGARIDDLSNKTKVQAYYEADFGELLAVLKKNKQKLAVDPGRRAFGEDLRREYSASVEKLGPLLLRIGEVDRLIDAVVYRLYGLTAEELAIVEGSLP, from the coding sequence ATGGCCGCCGACGGGGAGCTGATGCCGATGGCGACGCGACCCTTCAAGAACCGGAACCTCTTCTCAAACCACTACCTCGAAAACCAGCTCAAGGCATCTCCCGAATGGGCCCGATCCGACCACGAGGCCGCCTTCGGAGATATTAGGAGGATCTACGAGCGGGAGAGCGCCTTCGTCGGCGGCCTCTCCGAGGCCCAGCTCGAAGAGCGGCTGATCCGGCGGGTCTTCGCCGTCATCCTGCCTGAGTACGAGGTCCAGGGGGCGACGAGGTCCCGGGAGTTTCCCGACTACGCCTTCTTCCCCCACCGGGAGGCCCGGGACCGGGCCCAGGCGAAGAAGGACACCGAGTCGTTCTTTTTGGAGGCCTTCGCCATCGGCGAGGTGAAGAGGTGGGATGCGGAGCTGGACCGGTTCGGAAGAGACCGGCAGGACAAGAGGAGAAACCCCTCCTTTCAGATCTGGCTCTACCTCACCGAGACGGAGCCGGCGTGGGGGATCCTCTCGAACGGGGGGAGGTGGCGGCTCTACCGGCAGGATCGACCCCTGGACGTCTACTACGAGGTGGACCTGGCGGCGATTTTGGAGGCAGGGGACGTCGATGCCTTCCGGTACTTCTACTACTTCTTCCGGCAGGAGGCGTTTTTACCCAACCAGCGGGGGGAGGTCTTCCTGGAGGAGGTCCTGCGGGGGTCGGCCAATTACGCTCGAGAGATCGGGGAGAACCTGAAGGAGAACGTCTACCGGGCGGGAAAGGTCCTCGCCGACGGTTTCATCCGCTGGCCGGAGAACCGCCTCGACCCCGCCGACCCCGAGACGAGGTGCCGGGTCCAGAGGAGCACCATGATCCTCCTGTACCGCTTTTTATTCCTGCTATACGCCGAGGGGAAGGAGCTTCTCGACCTGAAAGATGAGAGGTACGCCAGCTCCTACAGCTTCGACCGGATCAAAAAAGAGGTGGCCCTCCGGCGGGACGGCCCCGCAGCCCAGGGCTTTCTCCCCATAAAGAGGTCGCTATGGTCGGACCTATCCGACCTATTCCGGCTGATCGACCGGGGGAGCGAGAGGCTGGGGATCGGGGAGCTGATCGAGGTTCCCGCCTACAATGGAGGGCTCTTCGACCCCGGGAGGCACCCCGACCTCGCAGAGTGGACTATCGGCGATTCCTACCTCGCCGAGGCGATCGACCTCCTCTCCCGGTCGGAGGCGGGTTCGGTTTCGGGTTCGGGCACGGGCACGGGCTCAGGGGGCGGTAGAGGTGGCGGGGGCGGAAAGAAGGGCGAGGACGGGGGGGCGGGGGGCGACGGCAGCGGCGCCGGTGGCGGGGGTAAGGGGTTCGTCGACTACTCGACCCTGGAGATAAGGCATCTCGGCTCCATCTACGAGGGGCTTCTCGAGTACAGCCTGGCGGTCGCCGACGAAGACCTGGTCGTCTCCGGCGGCAAGGACCGGCGGTGGGTCAGCCTCGCGGAGTACAACCAGGGCAAGAAGAAGGCGAAGTCCTTCCAGGAGTTCTCGGAGTTCGACCGGGCGCGGGCCGGGGAGCTGTACCTGACGACCGACCGGGGGGAGAGGAAGGCGACGGGCTCGTACTACACCCCCGACTACATCGTCGACTACATCGTGGAGAAGACGGTGGGGCCGGTCGTCGAAGGAAGGTGGAAGGAGGCGCTCCTCGAGGAGCAGAGCCTCATCGAGGCGACCCTGGCCGTCAAGGTCCTGGACCCGGCCATGGGATCGGGCCACTTCCTCGTCGGGGCCGTCGAGTTTCTGGCGGGAAAGCTCCTCCGGGCGGCGGAGAGGGACATCGATTGGGGGTGGGTCGAGGACAGAGGGCAGTTCACCCCCGAGTGGGCGAAGAGGGAGGTGGTGGCGCGGTGCATCTACGGCGTCGACCTGAACGAGCTGGCGGTGGAGCTTGCCAAGGTCTCGCTGTGGCTATCCACCATCGCCAAGGATAAGCCCCTCTCCTTCCTCGACCACCGGCTCAAGCAGGGGAACAGCCTCGTCGGTGCCCGCCTCTCGGATTTGATGAACTATCCGGGCTCGATCGGCGCGGATAAGGACCAGACGACCCTCCCCTCCTTCGTCTCGCCCCGGTTCCTCACCCACCTCATCGGCAAGATCAGGGAGCTGGAGGAGATCGGGGACGACTCCCTCTCCGAGATCAAGGAGAAGGAGAGGGTCTTTGAGGAGTTTCGAAGCCTTCCCGAGTACACCAAGGCAAGAGCGATCGCCAACGTCCATACCGCCGTCTACTTCGGCGGCGGGGTCGAGGCGAGGGCGACGCCGCAAGGGACGAAGGACCCCGACCAGGTCTACCACGACCTCTTCTGGGCGGTCGGGGGCGACGAGGGCGAGTGGCGGCGCAAGACCTCGCCCCGGTGGTTTTCTGAGGCGCAGCGGATCGCCGGGGAGAGGAGCTTCTTTCACTGGGAGCTGGAGTTTCCCGAGGTCTTCTTTGCGGGCGGCGCCGTCAAAGATAACCCCGGCTGGGACGCGGTGGTGGGAAATCCGCCGTACGTCCGGCAGGAGGGGCTGGGGGAGTTCAAGGGGTACTTTGCGGAGAGGTACAGGGCGTATCACGGCGTCGCCGACCTCTACGTCTACTTCGTGGAGCTTGGAGCAAGCCTCCTCCAGAAAGAGGGGTTCTTCTCCTACATCCTGGCGAACAAGTGGATGAGGGCGAACTATGGCGAGCCCCTCCGACGGTGGATGAAAGAGCGGTGCATCGACGAGATCGTCGACTTCGGGGACCTGCCGGTCTTCCCGGAGGCGACGACCTACCCCTGCATTCTGCGGCTATGCGGCGGCCCGGCGAGGCCGAGCTTCCGGGCGGTGGAGGTCAAGACCCTCAACTTCGGCAGCCTGAAGGGTTATGTCGAGGAGCGCGCCTACTCCGTCAGCCTTTCAGGCTTGGACGACTCCGGGTGGTCACTGGTCGACGAATCGGTCCAGCGGCTTTTGGAGAAGCTCCGCCGGGCGGGGACGCCCCTGGGCGAGTACGTCAACGGCAAAATATTCTACGGGATCAAGACCGGCCTCAACGAGGCCTTCGTCATCGATGGGGAGACCCGCGCCCGCCTCATAGCCGAGGACCCGAAGAGCTCTGAGCTGATCAAGCCCTTCCTCGCCGGGCGTGACATCAAGAGGTATGAGCTGCCTGAGAGCGATCGTTACTTGATTCTGGTTCCGAACGGCTGGACCCGCGCTCAATCGTCGGGCGCCGAAGATCCCTGGGGCTGGTTCGAGGCAAAGTACCCGGCAGTTGCAGCTCATCTGGCGCAGTTTTCCGATGCGGCTCAAAAAAGGTATGATAAGGGCGAATACTGGTGGGAGCTGCGGGCTTGTGATTATTACGATCAATTTGAAAAGTCAAAAATATTCTGGCCCGAAATAGCTGGAAGTGCAAGGTTCACCTTCGATTCAAATGGACTATACGCAAACAACAAAGCTTACATTATTCCAGAGGCTACATACTATCTTCTAGCGCTCCTTAATTCATCATTGATTCGGCTTTTCATTCAAAATTCATGCACAGATCTCCAAGGAAACAGCTTTAATTTTTCAGCAATTTTCGTTGATAAAACACCCATCCGCCGCATCTCCTTTTCCACCCCCGAGGACGAGCGCCGCCGCCTGGCAGAGGAGCTGAAGGCCTTCTGCGCCGCCGGACATTTAGATAAAGTTCTAGATGTAGTCGACGGCTGCCTCCCGATGGACGCCGCAGGAGAGTTCGTCGCCGGGAGCGAGAGGTCCGACGTCGTCCACGATCTATTGGCGCACCTCGCCGAGGAGATGATCCGGATGAATCGGGAGAAGCAGGAGGAGATCCGGGGCTTCCTCGCGTGGCTTGAGGATTTCACCGGCGCCAGGATCGACGACCTCTCGAACAAGACGAAAGTTCAGGCCTACTACGAGGCCGATTTCGGCGAGCTTCTAGCGGTCCTCAAGAAGAACAAGCAGAAGCTCGCCGTCGACCCCGGCCGCCGGGCCTTCGGTGAGGACCTGCGGCGGGAATACTCGGCGTCGGTGGAGAAGCTCGGGCCGCTGCTCTTGCGGATCGGGGAGGTCGACCGGCTCATCGATGCGGTGGTGTACCGGCTATACGGGCTCACCGCCGAGGAGCTAGCGATCGTCGAGGGGAGCCTTCCGTGA
- a CDS encoding antitoxin family protein, with product MGVKAIYENKVLKPLEKLDLKDGEVVDIEIRRDAVDRLGGLVKISRRDWLDEVVESPELEPI from the coding sequence ATGGGCGTGAAGGCGATCTACGAGAACAAGGTCTTGAAACCGCTAGAAAAGCTCGACCTCAAAGACGGGGAAGTCGTGGATATAGAGATCAGGAGAGATGCCGTCGACCGGCTGGGCGGCCTCGTCAAGATCTCCCGCAGGGACTGGCTCGACGAGGTGGTAGAAAGCCCAGAACTGGAGCCGATCTGA
- a CDS encoding type II toxin-antitoxin system VapC family toxin: MRDEAVLDSSVIAAIFFLEEASPRALARADECDPVTLDLAVPEVGNVAWKRVLFSGEDKGAALDALRDCREFIRETCTLLESADLLEEAFEIAVQDKISFYDSLFLAAAEKEGMPLLTLDKKLYERVKEKRDLRLV, encoded by the coding sequence ATGCGAGATGAGGCCGTCCTCGACTCCAGCGTCATCGCCGCCATCTTCTTTTTAGAGGAGGCCTCTCCCCGAGCGCTTGCCAGGGCGGACGAATGCGATCCCGTCACCCTGGACCTGGCGGTCCCTGAGGTGGGGAACGTGGCCTGGAAGCGGGTCTTATTCTCCGGCGAGGACAAAGGGGCGGCCTTGGACGCCCTCCGAGACTGCCGTGAGTTCATCAGGGAAACCTGCACCCTCCTGGAATCGGCCGACCTCCTCGAAGAGGCGTTCGAGATCGCAGTCCAGGATAAGATCTCGTTTTACGACTCTCTCTTCCTGGCGGCGGCGGAGAAGGAGGGGATGCCGCTTCTGACCCTTGACAAGAAGCTGTATGAGAGGGTGAAAGAGAAGAGGGATCTGCGTCTAGTCTAG
- the vapB gene encoding type II toxin-antitoxin system VapB family antitoxin gives MSTSVYSIRLESEVRRMMDEMSEVDWQAEIRRTVETMVRERKKRMLLDRAEARWKEQVECAEGAAAMIREERDAR, from the coding sequence GTGTCAACTTCGGTTTACAGCATCCGTCTGGAGAGCGAAGTCCGGCGGATGATGGACGAGATGAGCGAGGTCGACTGGCAGGCCGAGATCAGGCGGACGGTGGAGACGATGGTCCGGGAGAGAAAGAAGAGGATGCTCCTGGACCGGGCGGAGGCCCGCTGGAAAGAGCAGGTCGAATGCGCCGAGGGCGCTGCTGCGATGATAAGAGAGGAGAGAGATGCGAGATGA
- a CDS encoding sodium:solute symporter family protein: MLAIVAVYFLGLMAVGVWASKKVRSSEDYILAGRNLGFWVFTILIVASICSGMTILGTSGLGYVTGWPTIWEQVFVPLSAAVCILLFGTKLHAIGRERGYLTVQDYFSDRFYSKNGIRGLSAVTGILVSLIYMVGQFVAISMVLSWLFGISYHTALMISALIVTAYVIMGGLYAVAWSSLIQGLMLIVGVLLVAPAVVRSAGGLTHINAVLAGIDPNFVQPWYPSWYPEMAGPYAGYAFATPIFLLSFFFLLAFGLASAPHVINNVFAARDARYFRWAPLAAFAVYVVIMYLIKITGYAGRSMAAEGMISLPTNVSNPSDYVFILGAEYAFPSIISVFIGVIVLAAVMSTTDRLMLTIGTYFGWDIYKRFLRPDARDPTITLVSRVAVAASAVLTLLLAWSKPPELLAWLIWMGIGLMLACYVAPLLAGLYWRRATREGAIFSMGLGLLAAGFAGYWHQFVQPLPVHFSLLGFAISIVAIVVVSLATSKPPEKVLDQTQTGFFIRRR, from the coding sequence ATGTTGGCGATCGTCGCCGTCTACTTCCTGGGGCTGATGGCCGTGGGGGTCTGGGCCTCCAAGAAGGTGAGATCTTCGGAGGACTACATCCTGGCGGGCAGAAACCTCGGCTTCTGGGTCTTCACCATCCTCATCGTCGCCAGCATCTGCAGCGGGATGACGATCCTGGGGACGAGCGGCCTGGGGTATGTGACGGGATGGCCTACGATATGGGAGCAGGTCTTCGTCCCCCTCAGCGCTGCGGTCTGCATCCTCCTCTTCGGAACTAAGCTCCACGCCATCGGGCGGGAGCGGGGTTACCTGACGGTCCAGGACTACTTCTCGGACCGGTTCTACAGCAAGAACGGGATCCGGGGGCTATCGGCGGTGACGGGGATTCTCGTCTCCCTGATCTACATGGTGGGCCAGTTCGTCGCCATCAGCATGGTCCTCAGCTGGCTCTTCGGGATATCCTACCACACCGCCCTGATGATCTCGGCCCTGATCGTCACCGCCTACGTCATCATGGGGGGGCTCTACGCCGTCGCCTGGTCGAGCCTGATCCAGGGGCTGATGCTGATCGTCGGCGTTCTGCTGGTAGCCCCGGCGGTGGTCCGATCGGCGGGGGGGCTCACCCACATCAACGCCGTCCTGGCGGGGATCGACCCGAACTTCGTCCAGCCCTGGTACCCGAGCTGGTACCCTGAGATGGCGGGGCCCTACGCCGGGTACGCCTTCGCCACGCCCATCTTCCTCCTCTCCTTCTTCTTCCTCCTCGCCTTCGGCCTCGCCAGCGCCCCCCACGTCATAAACAACGTCTTCGCCGCCCGGGACGCCAGGTACTTCCGCTGGGCGCCCCTGGCCGCCTTCGCCGTCTACGTCGTCATCATGTACCTGATCAAGATCACGGGGTATGCGGGCAGGTCGATGGCCGCCGAGGGGATGATCAGCCTCCCGACGAACGTCTCAAACCCCTCCGATTACGTCTTCATCCTGGGGGCGGAGTACGCCTTCCCCAGCATCATCAGCGTCTTCATCGGGGTGATCGTCCTCGCCGCCGTCATGTCGACGACGGACCGGCTGATGCTGACCATCGGGACGTACTTCGGATGGGACATCTACAAGAGGTTCCTCCGCCCCGACGCCCGGGATCCGACGATCACCCTCGTCAGCCGGGTGGCGGTGGCGGCCTCGGCGGTCCTCACCCTCCTCCTGGCCTGGAGCAAGCCCCCGGAGCTTCTGGCGTGGCTGATATGGATGGGGATCGGCCTCATGCTCGCCTGCTACGTGGCGCCGCTCCTGGCCGGCCTTTACTGGAGGCGGGCGACGAGGGAGGGGGCGATCTTCTCCATGGGCCTCGGCCTCCTCGCCGCCGGGTTTGCCGGGTACTGGCACCAGTTCGTTCAGCCCCTCCCGGTCCACTTCAGCCTCTTGGGGTTCGCCATATCGATCGTCGCGATCGTCGTCGTCAGCCTCGCGACCTCGAAGCCCCCCGAGAAGGTCCTCGACCAGACCCAGACAGGCTTCTTCATCCGGAGGAGGTGA
- a CDS encoding GNAT family N-acetyltransferase has product MIEYAFRDAEEEDIPKIINLLNETIVEVYGKILPEDRLKPWAEGEQLSSDVNNSWQNMIVAEKAGVLVAVAARFDDLVGLVWVHPAHQRGGIGSVLLDIIETEIKKSGYGMAKLACFSDNKRAIRFYLDKGWNLLSEEMNEEAGASEMIMTKMLKKDGLCGEE; this is encoded by the coding sequence ATGATCGAATACGCATTTAGAGACGCTGAGGAGGAGGATATCCCAAAAATCATAAATTTGCTCAACGAGACTATCGTGGAGGTATACGGAAAGATCTTGCCGGAGGATAGGTTGAAGCCTTGGGCTGAAGGCGAACAGCTTAGTAGCGATGTCAACAATTCGTGGCAGAACATGATTGTTGCTGAAAAGGCTGGAGTGCTTGTGGCAGTTGCTGCTAGATTTGACGACTTGGTAGGCCTTGTTTGGGTTCATCCAGCCCACCAGAGAGGAGGGATAGGAAGCGTTCTACTGGATATTATTGAGACAGAGATAAAGAAGTCAGGATACGGGATGGCAAAGCTGGCATGTTTCAGCGATAACAAGAGGGCCATAAGGTTTTACCTGGACAAAGGTTGGAATCTCCTGAGCGAAGAGATGAACGAAGAGGCAGGTGCCTCGGAGATGATCATGACAAAAATGCTGAAAAAAGATGGATTGTGCGGGGAAGAGTAA
- a CDS encoding bifunctional fructose-bisphosphatase/inositol-phosphate phosphatase, giving the protein MEEEVEMGLSPEGRRLLGICNSAAEAVFLAIEEMVGDPASGRVIHMGADGTPTKSIDQRAEDAVFAVLEGSGIDFAILSEEEGRKEIGKCPSYFLHLDPLDGTFNAIAGIPFYSVSIYISGPTSSFGYVSDLAHAARYFAERGRGAWSEAAGRRARLRVSKTPTLQNFSVSAYTLRPNTERIVPLGDVVRRIRTLGSTSAELCLVAAGRLDAFVDLRGGLRLVDVAAGSLIVQEAGGTVTDGWGDQIGFNGDMWQKSEYIASNGIFHRDILDLLGGGRG; this is encoded by the coding sequence ATGGAAGAAGAGGTGGAGATGGGCCTCTCCCCCGAAGGGAGGAGGCTTCTTGGGATCTGCAACTCGGCTGCAGAAGCCGTCTTTCTGGCGATCGAAGAGATGGTCGGAGACCCCGCCAGCGGCCGGGTGATCCACATGGGGGCGGACGGCACCCCCACCAAGAGCATCGACCAGCGGGCCGAGGACGCGGTCTTCGCCGTCCTGGAGGGGTCGGGGATCGACTTTGCCATCCTCTCCGAGGAGGAAGGGAGAAAGGAGATCGGCAAATGCCCGAGCTACTTCCTCCACCTCGACCCCCTCGACGGGACCTTCAACGCCATCGCCGGAATCCCCTTCTACTCGGTCTCGATCTACATCAGCGGCCCCACCTCCAGCTTCGGCTACGTCTCCGACCTCGCCCACGCCGCCCGGTACTTTGCCGAGAGGGGGCGGGGGGCCTGGTCCGAGGCCGCCGGGAGGCGGGCCCGCCTCCGCGTCTCGAAGACCCCCACCCTCCAAAACTTCAGCGTCTCCGCCTACACCCTCCGCCCCAACACCGAACGGATCGTCCCCCTCGGCGACGTCGTCCGGCGGATCCGGACCCTGGGGTCCACCTCCGCGGAGCTCTGCCTCGTCGCCGCCGGGAGGCTCGACGCCTTCGTCGACCTCCGGGGCGGCCTCCGCCTCGTCGACGTCGCCGCCGGGAGCCTCATCGTCCAGGAGGCGGGCGGGACCGTCACCGACGGCTGGGGCGACCAGATCGGCTTCAACGGCGACATGTGGCAGAAGTCCGAGTACATCGCCTCAAACGGCATCTTCCACCGGGATATTTTGGACCTTCTGGGGGGTGGCAGAGGTTAG
- a CDS encoding nucleotidyltransferase family protein gives MKLEELLRSRRDEILAIAAKYGVRNVRIFGSVARGEADDRSDLDLLVEPLSGFTLIKNSAISRELEGLLGRQVDVVSERGLRERIRQRVLKEAVPL, from the coding sequence ATGAAACTTGAGGAGCTTTTGAGGTCTCGCCGTGACGAGATCCTCGCCATTGCCGCAAAATATGGGGTGCGAAACGTCCGGATCTTCGGCTCCGTCGCCCGGGGCGAGGCCGATGACCGTAGCGACCTCGACCTCCTGGTGGAGCCTCTGTCGGGCTTCACCCTCATAAAAAACTCGGCGATCTCCCGGGAGCTGGAGGGGCTCCTGGGCCGCCAGGTCGACGTGGTGAGCGAGAGGGGCCTCAGGGAGCGGATTCGCCAACGCGTTTTGAAGGAGGCCGTCCCCCTTTGA
- a CDS encoding serine hydrolase domain-containing protein, whose amino-acid sequence MDLHRAIVKVEFWNAISPTMDEAWDIIGQLRVDLKGEDRTYEGSRLRDSGDNKSFDVQEHLDQYLAGIEDQIQDRSSLQVLLHSETLGVSYEYPPDGKDVPFHIASIGKVFTATLVCMLAERGAVSLDDPIVDYMPESSLENLFVFEEKDYAEQVTIRELLTHTSGVADYVEDPVINGTLFLELILSNPDTYWTPEMLLAFSRDNQHAVGKPGDLFHYSDTGYVLLGRIIENVTSKPFHVNLHDEFFKPLNMNDSYLMFRSEPANQPKKPVQKTWLSDTEISQFTSLSSDWAGGGIVSTPADLLRFHMALRDGQLISPDLLGQMVTATNQFMPGIKYGMGMMEVDFQGLSPMLSGFPTVTGHIGIWGTHMFYDRTTDTYIIINLGSSSCMNTSFEVLIELMSTIRSVGN is encoded by the coding sequence GTGGATCTTCATAGGGCCATAGTAAAGGTTGAATTCTGGAATGCTATATCGCCAACAATGGACGAAGCGTGGGACATTATTGGCCAACTCAGAGTTGACTTGAAGGGTGAAGATCGCACTTACGAAGGGAGTAGACTCCGAGATTCCGGCGACAACAAGAGCTTTGATGTCCAAGAGCATCTGGACCAGTACTTGGCTGGAATTGAAGATCAGATCCAAGACCGATCAAGTCTACAGGTCTTACTACATTCTGAAACGCTGGGCGTCTCTTATGAGTATCCACCAGATGGAAAAGATGTACCATTCCACATAGCCAGCATCGGGAAGGTCTTCACGGCTACTCTGGTATGTATGCTCGCTGAGAGAGGAGCGGTTTCTCTTGACGACCCAATTGTCGACTATATGCCGGAGAGCTCATTAGAGAATCTCTTCGTCTTTGAAGAAAAAGACTATGCGGAACAAGTGACAATACGAGAGTTGTTGACCCACACGTCGGGAGTGGCCGACTACGTCGAAGATCCGGTCATTAACGGTACACTATTTCTGGAGCTGATCCTGAGCAACCCAGATACCTATTGGACCCCAGAGATGCTGCTAGCCTTCTCAAGGGATAATCAGCACGCTGTTGGCAAGCCAGGAGATCTCTTCCACTACTCAGACACCGGTTATGTTCTGTTAGGCAGGATCATCGAGAACGTAACATCCAAACCGTTCCATGTAAACCTGCATGACGAGTTCTTCAAACCTTTGAATATGAACGACTCATATCTCATGTTCCGTTCTGAACCCGCCAACCAGCCAAAGAAGCCTGTCCAGAAGACCTGGCTGAGTGATACAGAGATCAGCCAATTCACATCGCTCAGCTCTGATTGGGCAGGTGGAGGAATCGTTTCTACTCCTGCTGACCTCCTGAGATTCCACATGGCTCTGAGAGACGGCCAGCTTATTAGTCCTGATCTTCTGGGACAGATGGTGACTGCTACTAACCAGTTCATGCCAGGCATCAAATACGGTATGGGCATGATGGAAGTCGATTTCCAGGGTCTCTCCCCTATGCTCAGCGGTTTTCCTACCGTCACTGGCCACATAGGGATCTGGGGTACTCACATGTTCTATGACAGAACGACGGACACGTATATCATCATAAATCTTGGGTCGTCATCTTGCATGAATACGAGCTTTGAAGTACTGATAGAGTTGATGAGCACTATAAGGAGCGTGGGGAACTAG